One segment of Stegostoma tigrinum isolate sSteTig4 chromosome 26, sSteTig4.hap1, whole genome shotgun sequence DNA contains the following:
- the LOC125464216 gene encoding transmembrane protein 233 isoform X1, with product MSQPAIKPDLKESLEEYPGAETNNEAQQEEMSRKYIFLTIFSCFCPSYPINIVAFVFSMMAQSHELIHCHWSVECCMPVTLRMQLLRLFQNNIWIDSLERGMNMYRCS from the exons ATGTCTCAGCCGGCCATCAAACCGGACCTCAAAGAATCTTTAGAAGAATACCCAGGGGCTGAAACTAACAATGAAGCCCAGCAGGAGGAGATGTCCCGGAAATATATCTTCCTCACCATATTCTCCTGTTTCTGCCCATCTTATCCCATCAACATCGTGGCGTTTGTTTTCTCAATGATG GCACAAAGCCATGAACTAATCCATTGCCATTGGAGTGTGGAATGCTGCATGCCTGTCACTTTAAGAATGCAATTACTAAGATTATTCCAGAACAACATCTGGATTGATTCCTTGGAGAGAGGAATGAACATGTATAGATGCAGTTGA